The genomic stretch TTTCTTCTTTTATAATTCTTGAAGATTCTCTAATTTTTTGAATAGACTTATTAACTGTCCAATCATCTAAGTTAGTTTCTTCTAAGAATTTATAAGTTTCATCTTTAAATTTAACATAACAAACTGATAATAACCAAGCTTTAGCCATCTTTACATAATATTCATCAGATTTTATTTGTTCACAAATTTTAAAAATATCTTTTAAATATTTGTCTTCAACATAATAAGCCAACAACATTACAAAAATAAATCTTTGTTCCCAAGGATTTGTTGCAGATAATTTAGAAGTCAAATAAGTATAAAAGTCTTCTTTATTTTTATTAACAAATTTAAAAGTTGAATCAACTATATCACAGACTGCCCAATTATCAATAATATTTATAAAGAAATCTATTCTTTTTAATTTCTCTTGAAAATCTATCTTTGAATAACTAATTAAAAAACCATATAAAGCTTTTTCTTCATAGTACTTAACTTTCTTTTTAGAAAATAATTTTTCAAAAAGATTTAAAAAGTTTTCAGAAGAAGTCTTAGCTATTTTCTTAGCCATATCTTTTAATATTGGAGTTCTTATTCCAATTATTTCACAATCTACTGGTACAACAATTTTAGTGTTAAAATCTCTATATTCAGTATCTCTTATTGAAAAAAGATAATCTAAAAATTCCTTGTATTCTTTTTCAGTTTTAAAAGTCAAATTTTCGAGTTCCATATAAACTCCTATTACCATACATTAGAAGCATGGCTTGTAAATCCAGAAGATGTTGAGAAATATTTAGCATCTATTGGTATATTATCATAAGTCATTATTTCTCCAGCTGTTTCTTCTATTGCACGAGTAGCTTCTTCATTTTCAACTTGGTTATTATACACTTGGCTTTCAACAGTATCTTTTATATGGAAGCCATCTTTAGCATATTTACCTTTTAGAATATCACTAACTGCATAAGTTCTAGCTGCAACAGCTTGTACTTTTAAAGCTTCAACACCAAAACTTTTTGGCATTTCACTTGGAACAACTTGTAATAAATATTTTTCAATGTCTAATGTATTAATAACTCTTAAACTTGAACCTCTTGGAATAACGGTAATAACTCCTCTATATCTTGGAGAAGAAGTATAACCTTTTTTTACAGGATTTAGTGTTAAATATTCTCCTTTTGCATTGAAATTAAGAGGGTTTTTTGTTTTTAATGTTTTTCCATTTTCAAGAGTTATAGTAGTTGTACCAGAAGAATTTCTTACATCAATTCTTTCATTTTCACCAACAGTTACATCAATATCTTCATTATATATTTGGACTTTATTTTCTGATGAGAAAATTGTAAGTCTTCCATGCTCTAAACTTCCATTAGTTGTAATTCCAACCTTAATTTCCTTATCTTTTCCTAAAACTGATTCAACAGTTGAAAGTTTAATATCTGTATAATATCTTTTTAAAACATTCTTATAACTTTCTCCATTCTTAGTAAGAGTCCCAGCAGCAAATTGAGACATTCCAACACCATGTCCAAATCCACCACCATAGATATTAATATACCCACCATCATCTTCAAGAGCAAGATATGCAGAAGGTAGAGAAGTTACACTTGGCATAATAGGTTTATTATTATATGATCCTTCATCACCTTTTGAACCATAAAGAGCATTGTTAGTTGCTAAAAGTTTTCTTACATTGAATTCTTTTGCAATTAGATATTTACCATTACTTGTTATAACAAGCATATGAGTTATGATTCCAGATTCTCCTCTAGCAGCAACAATAATATCTTGAACTGTCCCAACACTTCTTATAGGTGCTTGTTGCCATTCACCATTTACAAGAGTTAATACATTTCTAGGATTATTTTTATAAATAGCAATTAATCTACTTTCTGCTTTATTATATAATTCAGATTTTTTTATGCTTGTTTTCCATCTCCAATAAGGTGAATTATCTCCATGTCCTCTTGAGTTTAAATTTTTAAAGTATTTTAGTGCTTTATCTTCATTATATTCTTCAAATACTCCAAAACTTTCTTTATGATTATCATTAACTGGTACTAAATATGGAATTGGAGCACCAAAAGTATTATAAGGTAGAGGTAAACCTAATTTTTTAAATACAGTATTTTCTAAAGTAATTTTTTCTCTATTTCCTCTTTCAGTGTTAGTAGAAGTAGTTGTAGTTCCTGTTCTATAAACTCCATTAGGTGGTATAGTTTTTACTTTTTTAGCAGGCTCATTTGTACAAGATATAAGTACAAGTGCTGACAAAAAAATCAAAGATATTTTCTTTTTCATTAATATTTGTGAGGTTATTTCCTCAACTCCTCCTTTACATTATTAAATTTTTATATTGTTTTCTTTTATATAGTTAATTACTTGTTCTAAATTTTCTTGTGTGTCAACTCCAATTAAACTATGAGTTGTTTCTAAAACTTTTATTTTGTATCCATTTTCTAAGACTCTAAGTTGTTCCAATGATTCAGTTTCTTCAAGTGGAGTGGCAATCATTTTAGAATATTCAATAACAAAATCTCTTTTATATGCATAGATACCAATATGTTTAAAGTATGATATAGCTTCATTTTTTCTAGGATATGGAATTACTGATCTTGAAAAATAAATTGCATAATCATTTTTATCACAAACAACTTTTACATTATTTGGATTTTCAATTTCTTCTTTATCAGATAATTTATGTTTTAATGTTGCCATTTTCAAGTTTTTATTTTCTTTAAATGTTTCTATTAAAGAGTTTATCATTTCATATTCTATTAATGGTTCGTCACCTTGAATATTTATAATAGTGTCATATTCTGTCATCTTCTCACATACTTCTGCAATTCTTGATGTACCATTAGTATGATCTTTACTTGTCATTATAGCTTGACCACCAAAATTTATAACTTCATTATAAATTCTTTCATCATCTGTTGCAACAATTAAAGCATCAAGATTCGATTTTTTAGCTCTTTTATATACCCACTCTATCATAGTATGTCCTTCAATAATTTTTAAAGGTTTACCTTCAAGTCTAGTTGAAGAATATCTAGCAGGAATTATTCCTAAAAACTTCATTTTTTCACCTCAATTTCTAAACTTAATTTTACATAAATAGTAAAATTTTGTATAATCTATTATATATTAATCAAATATTATTATAACAAATTAAATGGAGGCATTCAATAATGGAAATTTATTTTGTAAGACATGGGCAAACAGTTTGGAATGTTGAAAAAAGATTTCAAGGACTTTCAGACTCACCACTTACTGAATTAGGAATTACACAAGCAAAATTATTAGGTGAAAAATTAAAAAATATAAAATTTGATAAATTTTATTCAACTTCTTTAAAAAGAGCAAATGACACAGCTAACTATATAAAAGGAAATAGAGAACAAGAAGTTGAAATATTTGATGACTTTGTTGAAATTTCAATGGGTGATATGGAAGGTATGGGGCATGAAGAATTTAAAAAACTTTATCCAGAACAGGTTAAAAATTTCTTTTTTAATCAACTTGAATATGATCCAACAGCATATCATGGAGAAAGTTTTATAGAAGTTAGGGAAAGAGTTATCAAAGGTTTAAATAAATTTGTTGAATTAAATAAAAATTATGAAAGAGTTTTAGTTGTAAGTCATGGGGCAACATTAAAAACTTTATTACACTATATTAGTGGAAAAGATATTTCAACTTTAAGTGATGAAGCAATACCTAAAAATACAAGTTATACCATAGTAAAATATCAAAATGGAAAATTTGAAATTACAGATTTTTCTAATACATCACACTTGGAGGAGAAATAATGAATATAGTGTTATATCAACCAGAAATTCCATATAATACGGGAAATATAGGAAGAAGTTGTGTTTTAACAAATTCAACTTTACATTTAATAAAACCTTTAGGTTTTTCTCTTGATGAAAAACAAGTTAAGAGAGCTGGAATGGATTATTGGCATTTAGTGGATTTAAAAATTTGGGAATCTTTTGAAGAGTTTTTAGAAGCTAATAAAGGTATAAGACTTTTTTATGCAACAACAAAAACAAAACAAAAATATTCTGATGTTAAATATGAAGAAAATGATTATATAATGTTTGGTCCTGAGTCAAGAGGAATACCAGAAGATATTTTAAATAAAAATCCTGAAAGATGTATAACAATTCCAATGATACCAATGGGAAGGTCTTTAAATCTTTCTAATTCAGCTGTTATAATTTTATATGAAGCATATAGACAATTAGGTTTTAATTTTTAGGAGGTAACTATGTTAAATTTTAAAAATGATTATAGTGAAGGAGCTTGTCAAGAAGTATTAGAGGTATTAATAAAAACTAATTATGAACAAACAGTTGGCTATGGTGAAGATAAATACTGTGAAGAAGCTAAAAATTTAATTAAAGAAAATATTAACTATCCTAAAGCAGATATTTATTTTTTAGTTGGAGGAACACAGGCAAATACAACTGTCATTTCTCATTCCTTAAAACCTTATGAAGCTGTTATTGCTTGTAAGACAGGACATATTTCTATACATGAAACAGGAGCCATTGAAGCTACTGGACATAAAATAATTGAAGTAGATGGTATTGATGGAAAATTAACTCCTGACTTAATTTTAAATGAATTAAGAAAACATGAAGATCATCATATGGTAAAACCTAAAATGGTTTATATTTCAAATACTACAGAAATAGGAACTGTTTACACTAAAAATGAATTAGAAACAATTAGTAAAGTTTGTAAAGATAATAATTTATACTTATATTTAGATGGAGCAAGACTTGCCTCAGCACTTGCTTCTGAAAAATGTGATATAAATTTAGAAGATTACCCAAAATATTGTGATGCTTTCTATATTGGTGGAACAAAATGCGGTTTATTATTTGGTGAAGCAGTTGTAATTATAAATGATGAGATAAAGAAAGAATTCAATTTTTCTGTTAAACAAAAAGGTGGATTATTTGCAAAAGGAAGATTATTAGGTCTACAATTTGCAACTTTATTTAAAGATGATTTATATTATAGAATAGGTGTTCATTCTAATAAAATGGCTTTAAAAATAAAAAATGCTTTTGTAGAAAAAGGAATAAAATTAGCTACTGATTCCTATACTAACCAAGTTTTTGTAGATTTAAGTCAAGAACAAATAAAAAAATTAGAAAAAGATGTTATTTTTTCAGTTGAATTTTTTGGAATAGGAGAAAGCCAATCATCAAGATTTGTAACTTCTTGGGCAACAAAGGAAGAAGATGTTGATAAACTTGTAGAGCTAATCAAATCTCTGTAAAAATGGAGGAGAAATGAGTGTAAGTTTTTATATAAAAAATAAAAGTAGATTTTTAAAATATGAAAAAGTTTTAACAGTTAGAGAAATAAGTAATTTGTCTCATTTATCTATTTATAATATTGATATTGATGCAGATGACTTTGATTTTGATGCTTCAATAGAAAATTGGCAAGAAAATCATAGTTGTATCTTATTTGGAGCTGTAGAAAAAAGTACAAGAGGTTTTGAACTCTCATATAATAGCAAAAAAAATTCTTATGTCATAAAAGAATATACACCTGCCTCTGAAAGTGATTGGCTTATAGTATTAAAATTTATGAAAGTGTTAGCAGAAAAATTAGTTTCAAAAATTATAGCAACAACTGGTGAGGTTTTTACTTCTGGAACTATTGAAAATTTTGATTATAAGAAAGATATAAAAGCAGGAATTAAAACAATTGTTAATCTTTTAAATGAAAAAGATGCAGAAGTAAGTAATATTTATGGAATAGAAAGACCAGTTGCTTTTAATAAAGAAATAATTGAAAGAATAGTAAATTCATCCGATGAAATAAAAGAGTTTTCAGAATTTTGTGAAGATATACAGTATATTGATGCCTATTCAGCAAAACAATCTTTTGTTGAGGATAGATCAACAAAAGAAAAGTGGGGCTACTATGTATTAACAGAAAATCTTAGAACAGTTCTTCCATATAAACCAAGTGTAGAATTTTTTTCAATGGACTATATAAAAAATGAAGAAGTAGCTTTTTGGAAAATATTTTTCTGTGCATATAAAGTTGATGAAAATGGAGAAGAAGGTATTGATAAAATTGGAGAATCTATATATGATGATTTTATAAAGAAATTACCTACTGATAAATATAAGTTTATAGATGCTTCATATATAGTAGTTGAGCCGTTAAATAGAGATGATATACTTGAAATCTTGAAATAAAAATAGAGTCCTAGGACTCTATTTTTATTTATACATTACTTTAGTTCAATTTTTCTAAGAATGCTTTTCCTGGTCTAAATTTAACTGATTTTCTCTTACCAATTTTAACTTCTTCACCAGTTTTAGGGTTTCTTCCTAATCTTGGAGCTCTTTCAACTATTTCTAGTTTTCCCCAGTTGATAATACTTAAATTTTCTCCATCTAATAGAATTTTTTCTATTGAATCAAATATAATATCAACCTTCTTTTCAGCTTCAGTTCTTGTAGTGAAAACCCCTTTTTCAAACAATAATTTTGCAAATTCCTTTTTTGTCATTTTTAATCTTTCCTCCTAATAAAAAAAATACACTCACATACAGAATATACATTACTTTATACCACATCTTATAAGAATTTTCAAGCTTTTTAAAGAAAAAAGTTTTTATATTTTTCAAATTTCCTATAATTATTAAACTAATTAAATAAAAATGAAAAGATTTCATTTTTATTTTATATTACAATTTAAAAGAATTTCTTGAATTTTTTCTTTGAATGAAGTAAAATCTACATTAATGAAAGTATTGACAGGGGGGATCAGAATGTTAAAAAATTTAATTGAACTATTGAATATATTACATAAGGAAGAAAGACATCAAGAAATAATTGATAAAATAGAATCTCTTTCTGTTGAAGAAATGACTAATGAAATCATTGGAATTTTAGCAAGAGCATATAATAATGTAGATAATTATAAAAAAGCTATTGAGCTTTTAAAGTCTATAGAAGATACTGAAAAAAATACACATGTATGGAACTATCGTATAGGTTACTCATATTTTTACACAGATAATTATTCAAGATCTAAAAAATATTTTTCTAAGGCTGTTGAAATTAATCCAAATGATTCAGACTCTCATCTTTTTCTATGTTGGATATATCAAGAGTTATCAAATAAAGAAAATGAAGATTTTGAAAAAGCTATAAAATATCTTAATAAAAGTTTAGAATACTTAAATATATATTCTAAATTGGAGCCAGAAGAAAATATAAATGACGATCTTATTTTTTCAGAAGAGAGACTAGGTTGGCTATATAATAAACTTAAAGATTATGTTGAATCAGAGAAGCATCTTTCTAAAGCATTAGAATATGGTGATAAAGATGAATGGCTTTACTCCCAACTAGGATATAATTTAAGACATCAAAATAGGTATGAAGAATCTATTGAAAATTATAAAAAAGCTATAGGAAAAGGTAGAAAAGATACTTGGATATATTCTGAAATAGCTTGGTCATATTTTTTGGCAGAAAAGTTTACTGAAGCATTAGAGTATATAAATAAAGCTAAGGAGTTATCACCAGTTGAAATTGATCCCTTACTTGTTTCAAGAACTTCATCTATACTTGTTGCCTTAGGAAGACATTCAAAAGCAATTAAAGACTTGAAAGAAATTCTTAAAAGAGATGAATTTAAGGATAATATTGGAATGTTATCAGATTTAGCTTATATTTATGATGATTTAGAAGATTATAGAAATGGATTAATATATCTAAAAAGAGCAAGTGAATTAGGTAGAAATGATCTATGGATAAATAGAGAATTTTCTTTAATATACTACTATTTATCTGAATATGAAGAAGCATATAAATATCTTGTTATTCTTAAAGATTTAGGAGAAAGAGATATAAAGTTGAATCTTATGTTTGCTTATACATTAAGTAAGATGGAAAAGTATGAAGAAGCATTAGAGTATTTTTTAAAACTTGTAGAATTTGATGAATATAAAAATGATGTTAGCACTAATTATCAAATAGCTTGGATATATAGTGAGTTTGAAAAGGCAGAAGAAGCATTAAAATATTTTTTTAAAGCAGAAGAACTAGGTAGAGATGATAGGGCAATTAATATTGAAATTGGTACCAATCTTGCAAGAACAGGAAAAATTTTAGAGGGAATAGATAGACTAAAAATAGCTTTAACTATGGAAGATGGAATTAAACTAGATGGTGAAATTTATCTTAATAGTGAGATAGCATTTTGGTATGGAGAACTTAGAGATGTTGAGAATGCTTTAAAATATTTATATAAAGCAGAAGAATTAGGAAGAAATGATGCTTGGATAAACTCTCAAATAGGTTGGAATTTATTAGAAAAGGATTTACATAAGGCATTAGAGTATTTTAATAAAGCAAAAAAATTAGGAAAAGATGATGTTTGGCTTGATATGCAATATGGTTTTGCTTATTCAAAACTAGGAGAATATGAAAATGCTATTTCATATTTTAAAAAAGCAAGAGGACTTGGTGAGGATAATTCCTGGTTACTTTATCAATTAGGTTTAGCTTTAAAAGAATATGGTAATATTGAAGAAGCTATAAATATTTTTAAAGAAGAAATAGAAATAACAGATTATAAAGGTTTTGGAGATTTACAACTGGCTTGGTGCTATGCTTTAATTAATGAAAAAGAAAAAGCTAAGGAATATTTTGAAAATGTTGATAAGTATCTTGTTTCATCTTTGGAGAAAGATAAGGAATTAAAAAAAGATTATAATATTGTTAAGGAACTTATAAATTCTAATATTTATTTTAATTAATCCAATTTTTTATAAAATAATTCTTGACTATTTTAGTCTACAATATTAAAATATATCCCATAATGATATTTATAAATTAAGGAGGATAAGGAAATGGAAAAAGTATATGATTTATTGGTAATAGGTTGGGGAAAAGCAGGAAAAACTTTATCCGCTAAGCTTGGAGCAAAAGGTAAAAAGGTAGCTATAATAGAAGAAAATCCAAAAATGTATGGAGGAACTTTGTATAAATGTTGGATGTTTACCAACAAAGTCTCTTGTACATAGTGCCAAAATATTAGCAGAAGCAAAAAAATATGGAATAGATGGAGACTATTCATTTAAAAATAATTTCTTTAAAGAAGCAATGAAGAAAAAAGAAGAAATGACAACAAAATTAAGAAATAAAAATTTTGGATTATTAGATACAAATGAAAATGTTGATATTTATAATGGAAGAGCAACTTTTGTTTCAAATAATGAAGTTAAAGTTATTTCAAATGATAATAAAGAGGTTATTTTAAAAGCTGATAAGATTGTTATAAATACTGGTTCTGTTTCAAGAACATTAAATATAGATGGTATTAATAATAAAAATATAATGGTAAGTGAAGGAATTTTAGAATTAAAAGAATTACCTAAAAAACTTTTAATAATTGGTGCTGGATATATTGGGCTTGAATTTGCTTCATATTTCTCAAATTTTGGAAGTGAAGTTTCTGTTTTTCAATTTGATGATACTTTCTTAGTGAGAGAAGATGAAGATGAAGCAAAAATAGTAAAAGAAATTTTAGAAAATAAAGGTGTAAAATTTTTCTTCAATACATCAGTTAAAAGATTTGAAGATTTAGGGGATTCTGTAAAAGCAATCTGTGTAAAAGATGGACAAGAATTTATTGAAGAATTTGATAAGGTTTTAGTTGCAGTTGGAAGAAAACCTAACACTGATAATTTAGGACTTGAAAATACTTCAATTCAATTAGGAAAATTTGGAGAAATATTAGATGATGACTATTTAAAAACAAATGCTCCTAATGTATGGGCAGTTGGAGATGTAAAAGGAGGAGCACAATTTACTTATGTATCATTAGATGATTTTCGTATTGTATTCCCACAAATTTTAGGAGAAAATAATGGAAGAAAATTATCTGATAGAGTTTTAATTCCAACTTCTACATTTATAGACCCACCATATTCAAGAGTTGGAATAAATGAAAAAGAAGCACAAAGATTAGGAATAAATTACACTAAAAAATTTGCTTTAACAAATACTATTCCTAAAGCTCATGTTATAAATGAAATAGAAGGATTTACTAAAATTTTAATAAATGAAAATGATGAAATTATTGGAGCAAGTATTTGTCATTATGAATCACATGAAATGATAAACTTGTTAGCTCTTGCTATAAATCAAAAAATAAAATCAAAAGTTTTAAAAGATTTTATTTATACTCATCCTATTTTCACAGAAAGTTTGAATGATATTTTAGGATAATTCTAAACTATTTTGATAAAATATGTTATAATCATTATAACTTAATATGTATTTGGAATTTCATCCTACTATTTTAAAAGAAAGGGGAGAGAAAAATGAAAAAGGTTTTATTAGGTTTGACAACTTTACTTTTAATATCTTGTGTAAATTTGAATGAACCTAAGGTTCAAAAAGTAGAGAATAATCCAAAGAGTGTTGCTACTAAAAATAGTGTAGTCACTACTCAAAAGGATGATAAGAAAAAAAATGTAGCTACTAATAATGCCAAGGTTATTAAAACTAGAAATTTATTAAAAGA from Fusobacterium hwasookii encodes the following:
- a CDS encoding HU family DNA-binding protein; this encodes MTKKEFAKLLFEKGVFTTRTEAEKKVDIIFDSIEKILLDGENLSIINWGKLEIVERAPRLGRNPKTGEEVKIGKRKSVKFRPGKAFLEKLN
- a CDS encoding DUF4299 family protein translates to MSVSFYIKNKSRFLKYEKVLTVREISNLSHLSIYNIDIDADDFDFDASIENWQENHSCILFGAVEKSTRGFELSYNSKKNSYVIKEYTPASESDWLIVLKFMKVLAEKLVSKIIATTGEVFTSGTIENFDYKKDIKAGIKTIVNLLNEKDAEVSNIYGIERPVAFNKEIIERIVNSSDEIKEFSEFCEDIQYIDAYSAKQSFVEDRSTKEKWGYYVLTENLRTVLPYKPSVEFFSMDYIKNEEVAFWKIFFCAYKVDENGEEGIDKIGESIYDDFIKKLPTDKYKFIDASYIVVEPLNRDDILEILK
- the trmL gene encoding tRNA (uridine(34)/cytosine(34)/5-carboxymethylaminomethyluridine(34)-2'-O)-methyltransferase TrmL, producing the protein MNIVLYQPEIPYNTGNIGRSCVLTNSTLHLIKPLGFSLDEKQVKRAGMDYWHLVDLKIWESFEEFLEANKGIRLFYATTKTKQKYSDVKYEENDYIMFGPESRGIPEDILNKNPERCITIPMIPMGRSLNLSNSAVIILYEAYRQLGFNF
- a CDS encoding SpoIID/LytB domain-containing protein, whose product is MKKKISLIFLSALVLISCTNEPAKKVKTIPPNGVYRTGTTTTSTNTERGNREKITLENTVFKKLGLPLPYNTFGAPIPYLVPVNDNHKESFGVFEEYNEDKALKYFKNLNSRGHGDNSPYWRWKTSIKKSELYNKAESRLIAIYKNNPRNVLTLVNGEWQQAPIRSVGTVQDIIVAARGESGIITHMLVITSNGKYLIAKEFNVRKLLATNNALYGSKGDEGSYNNKPIMPSVTSLPSAYLALEDDGGYINIYGGGFGHGVGMSQFAAGTLTKNGESYKNVLKRYYTDIKLSTVESVLGKDKEIKVGITTNGSLEHGRLTIFSSENKVQIYNEDIDVTVGENERIDVRNSSGTTTITLENGKTLKTKNPLNFNAKGEYLTLNPVKKGYTSSPRYRGVITVIPRGSSLRVINTLDIEKYLLQVVPSEMPKSFGVEALKVQAVAARTYAVSDILKGKYAKDGFHIKDTVESQVYNNQVENEEATRAIEETAGEIMTYDNIPIDAKYFSTSSGFTSHASNVW
- a CDS encoding histidine phosphatase family protein, giving the protein MEIYFVRHGQTVWNVEKRFQGLSDSPLTELGITQAKLLGEKLKNIKFDKFYSTSLKRANDTANYIKGNREQEVEIFDDFVEISMGDMEGMGHEEFKKLYPEQVKNFFFNQLEYDPTAYHGESFIEVRERVIKGLNKFVELNKNYERVLVVSHGATLKTLLHYISGKDISTLSDEAIPKNTSYTIVKYQNGKFEITDFSNTSHLEEK
- the kdsB gene encoding 3-deoxy-manno-octulosonate cytidylyltransferase — protein: MKFLGIIPARYSSTRLEGKPLKIIEGHTMIEWVYKRAKKSNLDALIVATDDERIYNEVINFGGQAIMTSKDHTNGTSRIAEVCEKMTEYDTIINIQGDEPLIEYEMINSLIETFKENKNLKMATLKHKLSDKEEIENPNNVKVVCDKNDYAIYFSRSVIPYPRKNEAISYFKHIGIYAYKRDFVIEYSKMIATPLEETESLEQLRVLENGYKIKVLETTHSLIGVDTQENLEQVINYIKENNIKI
- a CDS encoding DNA alkylation repair protein, with product MELENLTFKTEKEYKEFLDYLFSIRDTEYRDFNTKIVVPVDCEIIGIRTPILKDMAKKIAKTSSENFLNLFEKLFSKKKVKYYEEKALYGFLISYSKIDFQEKLKRIDFFINIIDNWAVCDIVDSTFKFVNKNKEDFYTYLTSKLSATNPWEQRFIFVMLLAYYVEDKYLKDIFKICEQIKSDEYYVKMAKAWLLSVCYVKFKDETYKFLEETNLDDWTVNKSIQKIRESSRIIKEEKEKILVLKRK
- a CDS encoding tetratricopeptide repeat protein → MLKNLIELLNILHKEERHQEIIDKIESLSVEEMTNEIIGILARAYNNVDNYKKAIELLKSIEDTEKNTHVWNYRIGYSYFYTDNYSRSKKYFSKAVEINPNDSDSHLFLCWIYQELSNKENEDFEKAIKYLNKSLEYLNIYSKLEPEENINDDLIFSEERLGWLYNKLKDYVESEKHLSKALEYGDKDEWLYSQLGYNLRHQNRYEESIENYKKAIGKGRKDTWIYSEIAWSYFLAEKFTEALEYINKAKELSPVEIDPLLVSRTSSILVALGRHSKAIKDLKEILKRDEFKDNIGMLSDLAYIYDDLEDYRNGLIYLKRASELGRNDLWINREFSLIYYYLSEYEEAYKYLVILKDLGERDIKLNLMFAYTLSKMEKYEEALEYFLKLVEFDEYKNDVSTNYQIAWIYSEFEKAEEALKYFFKAEELGRDDRAINIEIGTNLARTGKILEGIDRLKIALTMEDGIKLDGEIYLNSEIAFWYGELRDVENALKYLYKAEELGRNDAWINSQIGWNLLEKDLHKALEYFNKAKKLGKDDVWLDMQYGFAYSKLGEYENAISYFKKARGLGEDNSWLLYQLGLALKEYGNIEEAINIFKEEIEITDYKGFGDLQLAWCYALINEKEKAKEYFENVDKYLVSSLEKDKELKKDYNIVKELINSNIYFN
- a CDS encoding threonine aldolase family protein produces the protein MLNFKNDYSEGACQEVLEVLIKTNYEQTVGYGEDKYCEEAKNLIKENINYPKADIYFLVGGTQANTTVISHSLKPYEAVIACKTGHISIHETGAIEATGHKIIEVDGIDGKLTPDLILNELRKHEDHHMVKPKMVYISNTTEIGTVYTKNELETISKVCKDNNLYLYLDGARLASALASEKCDINLEDYPKYCDAFYIGGTKCGLLFGEAVVIINDEIKKEFNFSVKQKGGLFAKGRLLGLQFATLFKDDLYYRIGVHSNKMALKIKNAFVEKGIKLATDSYTNQVFVDLSQEQIKKLEKDVIFSVEFFGIGESQSSRFVTSWATKEEDVDKLVELIKSL